ATTTCCCGGCAACTCATAGATTCGGCCGCAGATGGCGGGGCTGTGTTTGCGACAATAACCAGCCTTGACGGAGCATTCGGCTTTAAGGGCAAGGGAATGGCCAATCCTGTTATGGGAGGACTCGCGGGCCTTGCAAAAACCGCCTCAACTGAATGGGACGGCGTTAGATGCCATGCCATAGATATAGAACCGACCTGGAAAGACAAAAAGGGTATTGCAAAAAATATTGCTGCTGAGCTTTTAAATCCTGATCCATCAGAAACTATTGAAACCGGCCTGAACCATAACACGCGGCTTATATTGGAGCTTGTATCTTCTCCTTATCCTCAAGGCAAAATAGATCTCAACAAAGATGACGTAGTTATAATAACAGGAGGCGCAAGAGGTATAACAGCCGCTGCAGCATACGCCCTTGCGAAACATGCAAAACCTGCTGTTGTTCTTCTTGGCCGCTCTCCGCATCCGTTACCGGAACCTGAATGGCTTGCTTCCGCTCTTGATGAAGCAGCAATAAAAAAAGCGGTTGTTAAAAATGAATTAAGCAAAAAAGACGTTTCTCCGGCCTTATTGGAAAAATCATTTAAAAAGCATCTGGCAAATCGCGAAATTTTAAAAACCATGCAAAAGCTTAAAGAAACCGGCGTCACGGCGATCTATTATTCGGTGGATGTTCGCGATTTTCAGGCCGTCAATTCCGTTTTAGATGATGTCCGCTCTGCTCACGGCCCAATAAAAGGGATTATACACGGAGCTGGAATTCTGGAAGACCGCCTTATAGCAGACAAAACCATTGAGCAGTTTGAAAGGGTTTTCGACACAAAGGTTAATGGGCTCAAAGCGGTTCTTGAAGCTACTAAACAGGATAATCTTAAATATATTGTGCTTTTTTCATCAATAACCGCCCGCATTGGGAATAAAGGCCAGGCCGATTATGCCATGGCTAACGAAGTTTTAAACAAAACAGCGCAACAGGAGTCTATAAACCGGCCTGAATGCAAAGTCATCTCCATCAACTGGGGGCCGTGGGATGGAGGTATGGTGTCACCTTCTCTTAAACGGGAATTTGCGCGAAATAATGTAAAGCTGATTCCAATCGATTCAGGAGCTATGTGTATGCTCAGCGAAATGATGGGAGATAAAGACTCTCCTGTGGAAGTTGTTATTGGCGCAGAGATTCTTGCTAAACAAAACAAAGATGCTGTAAAAATTGAAGGTTTTACTTTGAAACAGGTCTCACCTTTAAAGAAAAAAGATAAACTTTCTTTAACAATAAAACGCGAAATAGATGTTGATAGATATCCTGTTCTTGAATCACATATCCTTGGAGGGAAACCTGTAATTCCTTTTGCGCTTATAGCTGAATGGCTGGGGCATGGAGCGCTTCACGGAAATCCCGGTCTTTTCTTCCACGGCCTTGATGATATGCAGGCTTTAAAAGGCATCAAACTTGACCGGCAAAAAAAGATTATCAGGCTCATGGCAGGCAAACCTGTAAAGAAAGGCCTTTTTTTTGAAGTCGATGTTGAAGTCAGGGACGGCGTAAAGGATGGGATGGATATTGTTCACTACAGGGCAAAAGCTGTTTTGACAGATAGTTTTTCGCAGCCGCCGCATTTTGATCGATTGGAAAAGATCGATTCAAAACCTTACCCCATGAGCATAGAGGAGATATATGATAAAATCCTTTTTCAGGGAATTGAACTTCAGGGAATAAAGGAAATTACAGGTTATTCGTCAAACAGGATGGTAGCGCGGATTTCCGCCGCCCCTCTGCCGGCGAAGTGGATGGTCGAACCCTTAAGAAGCAGATGGATAGGTGATCCTCTTGTCCTCGACTCAGCATTTCAAATGGCGATATTATACTCCTTCAAGGAGACAGGCCTTGTTTCACTTCCAAGCTATATATCTTCTTACCGTCAGTATCAAAAGGCTTTCCCGCGTGATGAAGTAACGGCAGTGCTTGAGGTAAAGAGAATGACAGACCATAAAATGACATGTGATTTTACATTTCTTGATAAGAATAATATAGTAGTAGCCCGATTAACCGGCTATGAAGCTGTAAGGGATGCTTCGCTTCTCAAGGCATTTAAGCCTGATCCGGATAATGGTTCAATCGCCGCCTTTGCAAGACGCAGCGCATGAAAGCGCTCTGCGCTTCACACGCAAAAGACCGGGGCTGTTATGCAGGTACATAAGTGGCGAAGAATATCCGGCCTCTATGAAATAACTTTCAAGTGTGTCAAAAACAACCCTGCGATCCGGCCATGTGTAAAGTTTCTCGCGCTTCTTTAATTCCTCCCATTTGTGCTCGAGCTGTGGGTTTTCGCTAAAGACCTCTTTTTTTACGTGGTCACATAGAAACATCTCGCAAACAATCGGCTTAAGCCGCCACATGCACCCTTTTTCCCCAAGATAGATGCACTTGAATTCGTTGCTTGGTTTTTTAAGAACCTCAAGCAAAAGATCCATGTCACTGTCTTGCGACATCAAAGCATTGACAACCACGTCTGCAAAAAATGTAATGATTCCCTCACGTGTACAACAGGCACTAAGCCGGCTCTTGTAACACTTTTGCGTACATACCCCGCTGAAACAGGTGGAAAAAAAAGAGGCTGCCTCCTCGCGAAAGTCTAAATAGCCTGCAACCTCGGATTCGAGCTGTTGTCTTTGCTTTAAGGAAAAGGTGGAAAGATGGCGCCGAACCATGTAAAGCGCATCTGACTGCTCCTTGTTATAAGAGTTCATAATATTTAGCATCCTGCCAATATATGATGGATGTTCCCGGAGCCTGCCTGCAATGCCTCTATTTCGCATGACTTGGTTTTGCCGCCGGGTCGCGAACTCAGGCCCTCCCTCCAGCCAAGCGGAGTGTGCTCAATTTGGGCAATATATTAACTGTAAAGGATTAGTGTTTTTTTAAAAAAGTTGACCGGCTCGATCCTTCCAAGCCAGCACAATATGCTGAGTTAGTTTTTATGATGTTGTATTGGTTTTGAGAATCGGTCATTTGAATTTCCAAACCGTATCTCTCAAGTGCCATGTAAATCGCCCTGTTAATTGGCATAAGACGACCCGATGGGTCAACACCCATTATCTGCAAGAAAAAGTCAGTCAAACCAGGAGCAGGTATTCCATGAAATATGGATTTCTCTGCATTCTCAACAACATCTGGCATAATATTTTTCTGAACAATGCAAACCGCCAGTTTGGGTTTTCCGGTCTTATCTTTTACTTTGGAAAATCCAAACAATCGGCATACCGATGGCCTCCAAGCATAGAAGCGACAATGGCCAATACCCATTCTCGGCGGGTTGGGGTCATAGAATATACATATCCCTTCATAGCATGTTGCCTGCGCCCGTTCCATCCAGATTTCCGCTTCCCCTCGATGAAATAATTCTCGCGCCAGGGGCAATAATTCAATCACATTAGCTTCAACCTTGGTAGATTTGCAACAAATTCCGCATCCAGGAGGACAATGCAGTTTTACTGCAAATTGAAAGGCTTCGACCTGAACGTCTATTTCTGAATAGATTGATAATATCTCATTAATAAACTTGTTTTCCATATGTCTTACATATATTTCTACAAATATAAAAGGCGGTAAGCTATATTCCACTTACCGCCTTCCCTTGAGGATTTTACCCTGAACCACCTCTTTTAGA
This genomic window from Anaerolineae bacterium contains:
- a CDS encoding SDR family NAD(P)-dependent oxidoreductase → EVVSSLTGYPVEMLNLDMDIEADLGIDSIKRVEILSTIEEKMPDLPSVSPEIMGKLKTLGQIAEHLSGIVKKDVHKMHVIEKSSNKVQKTTKPLIDKIAIDKIDRKIVSIVERPLVYDKRLSIPAGRKVYITGDKTGLSQAIADELASFNIDAMVVSLKTLKGKKDLPPAGGLVIGATDPLDEAFLKDAFAVTSLISRQLIDSAADGGAVFATITSLDGAFGFKGKGMANPVMGGLAGLAKTASTEWDGVRCHAIDIEPTWKDKKGIAKNIAAELLNPDPSETIETGLNHNTRLILELVSSPYPQGKIDLNKDDVVIITGGARGITAAAAYALAKHAKPAVVLLGRSPHPLPEPEWLASALDEAAIKKAVVKNELSKKDVSPALLEKSFKKHLANREILKTMQKLKETGVTAIYYSVDVRDFQAVNSVLDDVRSAHGPIKGIIHGAGILEDRLIADKTIEQFERVFDTKVNGLKAVLEATKQDNLKYIVLFSSITARIGNKGQADYAMANEVLNKTAQQESINRPECKVISINWGPWDGGMVSPSLKREFARNNVKLIPIDSGAMCMLSEMMGDKDSPVEVVIGAEILAKQNKDAVKIEGFTLKQVSPLKKKDKLSLTIKREIDVDRYPVLESHILGGKPVIPFALIAEWLGHGALHGNPGLFFHGLDDMQALKGIKLDRQKKIIRLMAGKPVKKGLFFEVDVEVRDGVKDGMDIVHYRAKAVLTDSFSQPPHFDRLEKIDSKPYPMSIEEIYDKILFQGIELQGIKEITGYSSNRMVARISAAPLPAKWMVEPLRSRWIGDPLVLDSAFQMAILYSFKETGLVSLPSYISSYRQYQKAFPRDEVTAVLEVKRMTDHKMTCDFTFLDKNNIVVARLTGYEAVRDASLLKAFKPDPDNGSIAAFARRSA
- a CDS encoding YkgJ family cysteine cluster protein; protein product: MENKFINEILSIYSEIDVQVEAFQFAVKLHCPPGCGICCKSTKVEANVIELLPLARELFHRGEAEIWMERAQATCYEGICIFYDPNPPRMGIGHCRFYAWRPSVCRLFGFSKVKDKTGKPKLAVCIVQKNIMPDVVENAEKSIFHGIPAPGLTDFFLQIMGVDPSGRLMPINRAIYMALERYGLEIQMTDSQNQYNIIKTNSAYCAGLEGSSRSTFLKKH